One genomic window of Verrucomicrobiales bacterium includes the following:
- a CDS encoding aspartate aminotransferase family protein, whose product MRSETILKCLRAYESRNVTFQDPDGSWPVVWKRAKGCRVWDEEGRVYLDLTAAFGVANAGHANSRVVRAGQHQMGQLLHAMGDVHPHRLKADLARELSQLTFGRWRARGRGKTIFCSSGFEAVEAALKTALLATGKPGIVAFEGGYHGLGYGALNATHRGHFRDPFLRQLRDFGSFLPFPSAAPGPVRGGASAPADLAPNLRELEHMLRRRVSQEPIGAILVEPIQARGGIRIPPRGFLSMLRRVATETGLLLILDEVYTGFGRTGRWFATEHESVIPDLVCLGKALTGGFPLSACIGEAGLMDRAWPEASGEAIHTSTFLGHPVGCAMALAQIREIRRRDLVRRSARLGRSLLQRLRAVRLPGRPNLRCEARGVGLMAGLQLHRSDGHPATAESLSAIKAMLQRGFVLLPEGADADVIGFTPPLVISERELDRAVEALQRCLDLDVRSAPLTGSP is encoded by the coding sequence ATGCGATCCGAAACCATTCTGAAATGCCTGCGCGCCTACGAGTCGCGCAACGTGACATTTCAGGACCCCGACGGCTCTTGGCCGGTGGTATGGAAGCGGGCCAAAGGGTGTCGGGTGTGGGATGAGGAAGGTCGCGTGTATCTGGATCTGACCGCCGCGTTTGGGGTGGCGAACGCCGGCCATGCGAATTCCCGGGTCGTTCGCGCGGGTCAGCACCAAATGGGGCAACTGCTCCACGCCATGGGCGATGTGCATCCGCATCGGCTGAAGGCCGATCTGGCTCGAGAACTCAGCCAGCTGACCTTCGGACGCTGGCGAGCCCGGGGCCGGGGGAAAACCATATTTTGCAGTTCGGGATTTGAGGCCGTCGAGGCCGCGCTGAAGACGGCGCTGTTGGCTACCGGGAAACCAGGGATTGTGGCCTTCGAGGGGGGCTATCACGGGTTGGGATATGGCGCGTTGAATGCAACTCACCGAGGTCATTTTCGCGATCCCTTCCTTCGCCAGTTGAGGGATTTTGGATCCTTCCTCCCTTTTCCCAGCGCCGCGCCAGGTCCAGTCCGCGGTGGCGCTTCAGCCCCGGCGGACTTGGCGCCGAACCTCCGGGAGCTTGAACACATGCTCCGCCGTCGCGTGAGCCAGGAGCCCATCGGAGCGATTTTGGTCGAGCCCATTCAAGCCCGGGGTGGAATCCGCATTCCGCCCCGTGGATTTCTGTCCATGCTGCGGCGGGTTGCGACGGAGACCGGTCTGCTGCTGATTCTGGACGAGGTCTATACCGGATTCGGGCGAACCGGGCGTTGGTTTGCGACGGAGCATGAGTCGGTCATTCCGGATCTGGTGTGTTTGGGGAAAGCCTTGACGGGGGGATTTCCCCTCTCGGCTTGCATTGGCGAGGCAGGCCTGATGGATCGAGCCTGGCCGGAGGCCAGCGGCGAGGCGATCCACACCAGCACCTTCTTGGGGCATCCGGTGGGGTGCGCCATGGCGCTCGCTCAGATCCGCGAAATTCGTCGGCGAGATTTGGTGCGGCGCAGTGCTCGACTGGGACGCTCGTTGCTCCAGCGGTTGCGGGCGGTGCGCCTGCCTGGCCGGCCGAATTTACGGTGCGAAGCCCGGGGTGTGGGGCTGATGGCCGGTTTGCAGCTGCATCGATCAGACGGGCATCCGGCGACGGCCGAGTCGCTCTCGGCCATCAAGGCGATGTTGCAGCGCGGGTTTGTGCTGTTACCGGAGGGTGCGGACGCTGACGTGATCGGCTTCACCCCTCCGCTCGTGATCAGCGAGCGGGAGTTGGATCGAGCGGTCGAAGCCCTCCAGCGCTGTCTAGATTTGGATGTCAGATCAGCTCCTTTGACGGGTTCTCCATGA
- the rsmA gene encoding ribosomal RNA small subunit methyltransferase A — MKLNEMRQILDQRGILLTKSLGQNFLHDENQLKRIVDAAALNASDQVLEVGPGLGPLTEWLVAYAGSVTAIEVDQRLVAFLRERFVAVNNLTLIHADALQYLKDHSRDWSSWKLVANLPYSVASPLLVELALGGNGPLRMVTTLQLEVAKRLIAKADTDEYGVLTLLLRLDYQARIAFRVPPSCFFPAPDVDSSCIVLEKRVRPLLPPASRRVYVSLVKLAFSQRRKMMMKLLKATWPEETLQKAFVALKLPADIRAEKVELEGFVALAEMLTA; from the coding sequence ATGAAACTGAACGAAATGCGCCAGATCCTCGACCAGCGGGGGATTCTGCTAACCAAGTCGCTGGGACAGAATTTTCTGCACGACGAGAATCAGCTGAAGAGAATTGTCGATGCTGCGGCGTTGAATGCATCGGATCAGGTGCTGGAAGTCGGCCCGGGTCTCGGGCCGCTGACCGAGTGGCTGGTGGCCTATGCGGGATCCGTGACGGCCATCGAAGTGGACCAGCGATTGGTCGCGTTTCTGCGGGAGCGGTTTGTGGCGGTGAACAACCTCACGCTGATTCATGCCGATGCGCTTCAGTACCTCAAGGATCACAGCCGGGACTGGTCGTCCTGGAAACTCGTGGCGAACCTGCCCTATTCAGTGGCCTCCCCGTTGTTGGTGGAGTTGGCGCTGGGAGGCAACGGCCCGCTGCGCATGGTCACCACGTTGCAGTTGGAGGTGGCCAAGCGGCTGATCGCCAAGGCCGATACGGATGAGTACGGCGTGCTGACGCTGCTGCTGCGATTGGATTATCAGGCGCGCATTGCCTTTCGTGTGCCGCCGAGTTGTTTTTTTCCGGCACCGGACGTTGATTCTTCCTGCATTGTTTTGGAGAAGCGGGTTCGTCCCCTGCTTCCGCCCGCGAGCCGACGGGTCTACGTGAGCCTGGTCAAGCTGGCCTTCAGTCAACGTCGCAAGATGATGATGAAGCTGCTGAAAGCCACCTGGCCGGAGGAAACCCTGCAGAAGGCCTTTGTCGCGCTCAAGCTTCCGGCTGATATCCGGGCGGAGAAGGTCGAGTTGGAAGGGTTTGTGGCGTTGGCGGAGATGTTGACGGCGTAG
- a CDS encoding Hsp20/alpha crystallin family protein gives MNASPHLIKKSPVASRDVDSGSRWEPNTDVYITDNRLVINVELAGMRREDLELCVDGKQLIISGQRPDCCRPPGCSFLVMEINYGPFSCAFELPEGYDLSEAVAAYQNGFLKIEIPQSSRASSRRQILQITEVK, from the coding sequence GTGAACGCCTCGCCTCATTTGATAAAAAAGAGTCCAGTCGCCAGTCGTGATGTTGATTCGGGGTCGCGTTGGGAACCGAACACGGACGTCTACATCACGGATAACCGTTTGGTGATCAACGTCGAGTTAGCGGGAATGCGTCGTGAAGACCTCGAGCTGTGCGTTGATGGCAAGCAGCTCATCATCTCCGGCCAACGCCCGGATTGTTGTCGTCCCCCGGGATGCTCGTTTCTGGTGATGGAAATCAACTACGGTCCCTTTTCCTGCGCTTTCGAGCTTCCGGAAGGATACGATTTATCCGAGGCCGTGGCTGCCTACCAAAACGGCTTCCTGAAGATCGAGATTCCCCAATCCTCGCGTGCCTCCAGCCGGCGGCAAATTTTGCAGATCACCGAGGTGAAGTAG